A DNA window from Arachis duranensis cultivar V14167 chromosome 3, aradu.V14167.gnm2.J7QH, whole genome shotgun sequence contains the following coding sequences:
- the LOC107480750 gene encoding ras-related protein RABA1f — MGAYRADDDYDYLFKVVLIGDSGVGKSNLLSRFTRNEFSLESKSTIGVEFATRSIKVDDKVVKAQIWDTAGQERYRAITSAYYRGAVGALLVYDVTGHVTFENVARWLKELRDHTDANIVVMLVGNKADLRHLRAVSVEDATAFAERESTFFMETSALESMNVENAFTEVLTQIHSVVSKKALEVGNDPAALPKGQTINVGSRDDVSAVKKGGCCSN, encoded by the exons ATGGGGGCCTACAGAGCGGACGACGATTACGATTACCTCTTCAAGGTGGTGCTGATCGGTGACTCTGGCGTCGGAAAATCGAACCTTCTCTCTCGCTTCACAAGGAATGAGTTCAGCCTTGAATCCAAGTCCACCATTGGTGTTGAGTTCGCCACCAGAAGCATTAAGGTTGATGATAAGGTTGTCAAGGCTCAGATTTGGGACACTGCTGGTCAAGAGAG GTACCGGGCAATTACAAGTGCTTATTATCGAGGAGCTGTTGGTGCTCTACTAGTTTATGATGTTACTGGCCATGTTACGTTTGAAAATGTGGCGAGATGGCTAAAGGAGCTGAGAGATCACACAGATGCCAACATTGTGGTAATGCTTGTAGGAAACAAGGCAGATCTGCGCCATCTGCGAGCAGTTTCCGTCGAAGACGCCACTGCCTTTGCTGAAAGAGAGAGCACCTTTTTCATGGAAACATCTGCCCTTGAGTCGATGAACGTTGAGAATGCCTTCACAGAAGTCCTGACCCAGATCCACAGCGTCGTAAGCAAGAAGGCCCTTGAAGTTGGTAATGATCCAGCAGCATTGCCAAAAGGGCAGACGATCAATGTTGGTTCCCGGGACGACGTCTCAGCGGTGAAAAAAGGTGGATGTTGTTCTAATTGA
- the LOC107480693 gene encoding WUSCHEL-related homeobox 8-like, with product MASSNRHWPSMFKSKPCNQFQHDMVSTTTASCHRSAPYNPISGLGCDEKSPEPKPRWNPKPEQIRILEAIFNSGMVNPPRDEIRKIRMQLQEYGQVGDANVFYWFQNRKSRSKHKLRHLTNNNSRNNNTPSPSPPPPLPPQQQFISATTNSSSSSSSDKSSPKFVPAFTDVVMLLPNSPTASVNQNYFHHNDTNNNNTINHLLVPPPLPIEPFFPVFHNSSGVVATTEISNSVGNHHQPPHLVYQENVDPCTDLLLSEIMSHGGVEPSSKRYHEQDKAAATVKIRQPQQYISFCPVSTPPPSFTNTTATPITVPSPFQGAGGGCGSGDASAAKCTVYINDMACEVDVGPFNVRHAFGDEAVLIDSSGHTVLTDDWGVTLHPLQHGFSYYLIWFLSFFLSPP from the exons ATGGCTTCTTCGAACAGACATTGGCCAAGCATGTTCAAATCGAAGCCTTGCAACCAGTTTCAGCATGACATGGTCTCAACTACTACTGCATCTTGCCACAGATCAGCTCCTTATAATCCTATTTCag GATTAGGATGTGATGAGAAGAGTCCAGAACCGAAGCCAAGATGGAACCCAAAACCAGAACAAATCCGGATTCTGGAGGCGATATTCAATTCTGGAATGGTGAACCCTCCAAGGGATGAGATAAGGAAGATAAGGATGCAGTTACAGGAGTACGGTCAAGTGGGTGACGCCAACGTCTTCTACTGGTTCCAGAACCGCAAATCAAGGAGCAAGCACAAGCTTCGCCACCTcactaataataatagtagGAATAACAACACTCCATCACCGTCACCACCGCCGCCGCTGCCGCCGCAGCAACAATTCATCTCAGCCACTACCAActcatcctcctcctcttcctctgaCAAATCATCTCCAAAGTTCGTTCCCGCTTTCACCGATGTGGTGATGCTGCTGCCTAATTCTCCAACAGCCTCTGTAAACCAGAACTACTTTCATCACAACGACACCAATAATAACAACACTATCAATCATCTCTTGGTTCCTCCACCACTACCGATCGAACCATTCTTCCCTGTGTTCCATAATAGTAGTGGCGTGGTTGCAACTACTGAGATCTCTAATAGTGTGGGTAATCATCATCAACCTCCTCATCTTGTTTATCAAGAAAACGTTGATCCTTGCACTGATCTGCTCCTTAGCGAAATCATGAGCCATGGAGGAGTAGAACCGTCCTCTAAGAGATACCATGAACAAGACAAGGCAGCGGCCACCGTCAAGATTAGGCAGCCACAACAATACATCAGCTTCTGTCCGGTTTCAACTCCTCCTCCTTCCTTCACTAACACAACCGCTACACCTATTACTGTTCCATCCCCATTTCAAg GTGCAGGTGGTGGTTGTGGTAGTGGTGATGCGTCAGCCGCGAAATGTACGGTGTACATAAATGACATGGCATGCGAAGTCGATGTGGGTCCCTTTAACGTGCGTCACGCTTTTGGTGATGAGGCGGTGCTTATCGATTCCTCCGGCCACACCGTTCTCACCGATGACTGGGGCGTCACCCTCCACCCTCTCCAGCATGGCTTCTCTTACTATCTCATCTggtttctttccttctttctctCGCCAccataa